From Pleurocapsa minor HA4230-MV1, the proteins below share one genomic window:
- a CDS encoding Bax inhibitor-1 family protein, whose protein sequence is MSNTSNFKKAMQEVKGQAVLGPNVITNALPYLGGGLVLTALGTYGGLGVIASRPDLFMPTFIGAMIAELVLFFVARGVASEGNKTTALPLLALYSLLSGYTLSGIVYLALSSSGVGIQGVGIAALGCGATFIVGRKIGSNLSEEDGLALSQTVRLGVMALFIVLIGQLLFSVFGIYTPSWLEVAISGVGVAIFAGVAVVDFYILPRTYTDEQYLPAALSMYLTYINLFVFILRLLIAINSRD, encoded by the coding sequence ATGAGTAATACTAGTAACTTTAAAAAGGCAATGCAGGAGGTTAAAGGACAGGCAGTCCTTGGCCCTAATGTCATTACCAATGCGCTACCTTATTTAGGCGGTGGCTTAGTTTTAACCGCGTTGGGAACATATGGTGGCTTGGGGGTAATTGCTTCTCGCCCCGATTTATTCATGCCCACCTTTATTGGGGCGATGATCGCTGAATTGGTTCTCTTTTTTGTCGCTCGTGGAGTTGCCAGTGAGGGAAACAAGACTACTGCGCTACCTTTGCTCGCTCTTTACAGTCTTCTTTCAGGGTATACCTTGAGTGGCATTGTTTATCTAGCCCTCAGTAGTTCTGGAGTTGGCATTCAGGGAGTCGGTATTGCTGCCCTGGGTTGTGGTGCGACTTTTATTGTCGGGCGTAAAATTGGCTCTAACCTATCCGAAGAAGATGGTTTAGCTTTATCTCAGACAGTACGTTTGGGAGTTATGGCATTATTCATAGTCTTAATCGGACAATTACTCTTTTCCGTTTTTGGCATCTACACACCAAGCTGGCTAGAAGTAGCTATTTCTGGTGTTGGAGTAGCCATCTTTGCAGGAGTAGCAGTCGTTGACTTTTATATTTTGCCTCGTACCTATACCGACGAGCAATATTTACCTGCGGCGCTTTCGATGTATCTTACCTACATCAACCTCTTTGTATTTATTCTGCGATTATTAATTGCGATCAACAGTCGTGACTAA
- a CDS encoding carotenoid oxygenase family protein: protein MTNTIAQTANSQPYNLEEWKRGYDSQPNEYEYEITEIEGQIPVELSGTLFRNGPGLLDIGGSAIHHPFDGDGMISAFSFKDGKAHYRNRFVQTEAYVKEKDAGKILYRGVFGTQKPGGLFSNIFDFKLKNIANTGVIYWGSKLLALWEAAEPHRLDPKTLETMGIDYLDGVLSPGDAFAAHPWIDPSCELDHGEPCLVNFRVDPGLSSKITLFEFAPDGKLLRRHAHSVPGFSFIHDFIITPKYAIFFQNPVNFNPLPFLLGMRGAGECVEFQPQKPTNVILIPRDPNNKKIRTFSVDSGFVFHHANAFEQDNQIIVDSITYQTLPQVQPNSNYKEVDFDSIDPGQLWRFKLNLDDGTVEREMLESRCCEFPTHNPNQVGREYRYLFIGAANDNVRNAPLQAILKLDLATGEREIHSFAPSGYVSEPIFVTKPNAESEDAGWVLTLVYDGSKHRSTLAILDGENLAKGAIALLHLKHHVPYGLHGSWCDEVFLEN, encoded by the coding sequence ATGACCAATACCATCGCGCAAACAGCTAATAGCCAACCGTATAACCTTGAAGAGTGGAAGCGGGGTTATGATTCCCAACCCAACGAATATGAATATGAAATCACGGAAATTGAGGGTCAAATTCCTGTCGAATTATCAGGAACTCTCTTTCGTAATGGCCCTGGCTTACTAGATATTGGTGGTTCAGCAATTCATCATCCTTTTGATGGTGATGGTATGATTAGCGCCTTTTCTTTTAAGGATGGGAAAGCGCATTACCGTAATCGCTTTGTGCAAACCGAAGCTTATGTTAAAGAGAAAGATGCGGGCAAAATTCTCTATCGGGGCGTGTTTGGGACGCAAAAACCAGGAGGATTGTTCAGTAATATCTTTGACTTCAAGCTAAAAAATATTGCTAACACAGGAGTAATTTACTGGGGAAGCAAGCTACTGGCACTTTGGGAAGCAGCAGAACCCCATCGCTTAGATCCCAAGACTTTAGAAACGATGGGGATTGATTATCTCGACGGGGTATTATCTCCTGGAGATGCTTTTGCTGCCCATCCTTGGATCGATCCTAGTTGTGAACTCGATCATGGTGAACCCTGTTTAGTCAACTTCCGAGTCGATCCTGGGCTTTCAAGTAAAATTACTCTGTTTGAATTTGCCCCTGATGGTAAGCTGTTGCGTCGTCATGCCCACAGTGTTCCTGGCTTTTCTTTCATCCACGATTTTATCATCACGCCAAAATACGCGATCTTTTTTCAGAACCCTGTCAACTTTAATCCACTTCCTTTTCTGTTGGGGATGCGTGGCGCGGGAGAATGTGTTGAGTTTCAACCCCAAAAACCCACCAACGTAATTTTAATTCCTCGCGATCCAAACAATAAAAAAATCAGGACTTTTAGCGTTGATTCAGGCTTTGTATTCCATCATGCTAATGCTTTTGAGCAAGATAACCAGATTATAGTTGATTCCATTACCTATCAAACTTTGCCTCAAGTGCAGCCCAATTCTAACTACAAAGAAGTAGATTTTGACAGTATCGATCCTGGTCAACTGTGGCGATTTAAGCTCAATCTTGATGATGGTACTGTTGAACGAGAGATGTTAGAAAGTCGCTGCTGTGAGTTTCCCACCCATAACCCAAATCAAGTTGGTCGAGAATATCGCTACTTATTTATTGGTGCAGCTAACGATAATGTTCGTAACGCGCCATTACAGGCAATCTTAAAATTAGATTTGGCGACGGGAGAAAGAGAAATACATTCTTTTGCCCCTAGCGGATATGTTAGCGAACCAATTTTTGTGACTAAACCTAATGCTGAATCAGAAGATGCTGGCTGGGTACTAACTTTAGTGTATGACGGTAGCAAACACCGTTCGACCTTAGCAATCTTAGATGGCGAAAATTTAGCTAAGGGCGCGATCGCCCTATTACATCTCAAGCATCATGTTCCTTATGGCTTACACGGTAGCTGGTGTGATGAAGTATTTCTGGAAAATTAA
- a CDS encoding CsbD family protein, producing the protein MSIEDRINATAKNVEGKVQEVVGEVTGNPQDKVEGQEKQEEAQVQHSVENVKDELKKMIDQ; encoded by the coding sequence ATGAGTATAGAAGATCGCATTAATGCAACTGCTAAAAATGTTGAGGGTAAAGTACAAGAAGTAGTAGGAGAAGTAACGGGTAATCCTCAAGATAAAGTCGAAGGTCAGGAAAAGCAGGAAGAAGCTCAAGTTCAACATAGTGTTGAAAATGTTAAGGACGAGCTAAAAAAAATGATTGACCAATGA
- a CDS encoding transglutaminase family protein — protein MKFKLGCHLDYNISSSSTFIFNIRVLANQYQRILEQNLKISPECKIEEYLDQDHQNSYFRLIAPTGKLVIDYQATVDLTHRADSINEIQETSPAKLPLDVIPYLYPSRYCQSDRLMKLAQDEFGSGESGYAKVQAICDWIYHKIDYLSGSSDSQTSAYDTASERVGVCRDFAHLGIAFCRALSIPARFVSAYAWQLQPPDFHACFEAYLGDRWYLFDATRLAPINGLVRIGTGKDAADTAFATVFGAIELNNMNVYIDRVDEQGSEPEKTDYATISA, from the coding sequence ATGAAGTTTAAACTTGGCTGCCACCTAGACTACAATATTTCCAGCAGCAGTACATTTATTTTTAATATTCGCGTTTTAGCCAATCAATACCAGCGAATTTTAGAGCAGAATCTCAAGATTTCTCCTGAATGCAAGATAGAAGAATATCTCGATCAAGACCATCAAAATAGCTACTTTCGTCTAATTGCGCCTACAGGAAAACTAGTTATTGATTATCAAGCAACTGTAGATTTAACTCACCGTGCTGATAGTATCAATGAGATTCAAGAAACATCTCCTGCTAAATTACCTCTTGATGTTATTCCTTATTTATATCCTTCCCGCTATTGCCAAAGCGATCGCCTGATGAAATTAGCTCAAGACGAATTTGGTAGCGGTGAATCTGGGTATGCCAAGGTTCAAGCCATTTGCGATTGGATTTATCACAAAATCGACTATCTTTCAGGAAGCAGTGACTCTCAAACTTCAGCATATGATACGGCGAGCGAAAGAGTAGGAGTGTGTCGAGATTTTGCTCATTTGGGAATCGCTTTTTGTCGAGCATTAAGTATTCCTGCGCGTTTTGTTTCTGCCTATGCTTGGCAATTACAGCCACCCGATTTTCATGCTTGTTTTGAAGCATATTTGGGCGATCGGTGGTATTTGTTTGACGCTACTCGTCTTGCGCCTATTAATGGATTAGTACGGATTGGTACGGGAAAAGATGCAGCAGACACTGCTTTTGCTACGGTATTTGGTGCGATCGAGTTAAACAACATGAACGTATATATCGATCGGGTTGACGAACAGGGATCAGAGCCAGAAAAGACCGACTACGCGACAATTTCTGCTTAA
- a CDS encoding diguanylate cyclase, giving the protein MDNPDTGVILIVDDNHTNLAVLSQVLKSAGLKVRVAVDGESAIAQTQYALPELILLDVQMPGINGFETCQRLKANSFTSNIPIIFMTALADTENKIKGLSLGAVDYITKPFQEEEVLARIKVHLKLHFLTRKVMEQSAALQQANQQLMLLANLDGLTAVANRRRFDEYLDQQWCLLAQKQAPITLILGDLDYFKNYNDFYGHQAGDDCLKQVAVALNLAAKGESDLVCRYGGEEFALILPYTDYQGAIKVAQSAIAEVKKLQIPHAQSLVSQYVTMSLGISSQIPCQKLQPKSAIAAADAALYQAKQQGRDRFK; this is encoded by the coding sequence ATGGATAATCCAGATACTGGTGTAATTTTAATCGTCGATGACAATCATACTAACTTGGCAGTGTTATCCCAGGTGCTAAAAAGTGCTGGATTAAAAGTCAGAGTAGCAGTTGATGGAGAAAGTGCGATCGCTCAGACCCAATATGCTCTACCAGAATTAATTTTGTTGGACGTTCAAATGCCTGGTATTAATGGCTTTGAAACTTGTCAGCGACTGAAAGCTAATTCTTTTACCAGTAATATTCCCATCATTTTTATGACTGCACTTGCCGATACCGAAAATAAAATCAAAGGATTATCCCTAGGGGCAGTAGATTATATTACTAAGCCATTTCAAGAAGAGGAAGTACTAGCTAGGATTAAAGTTCATTTAAAGCTGCATTTTTTAACTCGTAAAGTGATGGAACAATCGGCTGCTTTACAACAAGCTAATCAACAACTGATGTTATTAGCCAATTTAGATGGCTTGACCGCAGTTGCCAATCGTCGTCGCTTTGATGAGTATCTCGACCAACAATGGTGTTTATTGGCACAAAAACAAGCACCAATCACTCTTATTCTTGGGGATCTTGACTATTTCAAAAATTACAACGATTTTTACGGTCATCAAGCAGGAGATGATTGCCTTAAACAAGTAGCTGTGGCTCTTAATTTAGCTGCCAAGGGAGAATCAGATTTAGTTTGTCGTTATGGTGGGGAAGAATTCGCCTTGATTTTACCTTATACCGATTATCAAGGGGCGATTAAAGTTGCCCAATCCGCGATCGCCGAAGTAAAAAAGCTGCAAATTCCTCACGCTCAATCTTTAGTTAGCCAATACGTGACAATGAGTTTGGGTATCAGTAGTCAAATTCCCTGCCAAAAATTACAGCCAAAGTCGGCGATCGCTGCTGCTGATGCTGCTCTGTATCAAGCAAAACAACAGGGACGCGATCGTTTTAAGTAA